From the genome of Verrucomicrobiota bacterium:
GTGACATTGCACAGAATCTCATTGATGACATACGCATATCGGCCTGCCGGATGGAACGCAAAATGGCGCGGACCGGAACCCGGCTTGACGGACGCAGAAGGCGGATCGTTCGGCACGAGCGTGCCTTTGGCTGGATCGAACTTGTAAATCAGAACCTTGTCGAGGCCGAGATCGGCAGCGGCGGCGAAACGGTTCGCGGCGTCGAGATTGATCGAGTGCGCGTGCGGCTCTTTCTGGCGCGACGGATTCACGCTCGACCCGGTGTGCTGGATGAACGCGCTGGCCTCGGCGAGCTTGCCGTCGCCGCCCACGGGCAACGCGGCGATGCTGCCGCCGCCGTAGTTGGCGACGAGCACGTTTTTGCCGGCCTTGTCCACGACCAGATGGCAAGGGCCGTCGCCGCCCGATGATTGCTGATTCAAAACCGTCAGCTTGCCGGTTTGCCGATCGATGGAAAACGCGCTGACGGAACCGGCTCGCTTGCCGCCGAAATCGGCGACTTCGCCGACGGCATATAAGAATCGGCGGCTCGGATGAACCGCGAGGAATGAAGGGCTCTTGGTTTCGACGGCGAGCTCGACGGGCGCGAGCTGGCCGGTTTTCAGATCGAGCCGGGAAACGTAAATGCCTTTGCTTTTGGCGTCCGTGTAGGTGCCGAAATAGACCCGCATTTCGCGAGCGTTCGAGGCGGGTTCAGCCGCCTGGGCAGACGAACGAACCGAAAGCA
Proteins encoded in this window:
- a CDS encoding lactonase family protein, which produces MKHFSFFQLIVSLAATLALVLSVRSSAQAAEPASNAREMRVYFGTYTDAKSKGIYVSRLDLKTGQLAPVELAVETKSPSFLAVHPSRRFLYAVGEVADFGGKRAGSVSAFSIDRQTGKLTVLNQQSSGGDGPCHLVVDKAGKNVLVANYGGGSIAALPVGGDGKLAEASAFIQHTGSSVNPSRQKEPHAHSINLDAANRFAAAADLGLDKVLIYKFDPAKGTLVPNDPPSASVKPGSGPRHFAFHPAGRYAYVINEILCNVTAFAYDAGRGTLTEIQTISTLPGEVQRGYSTAEVQVHPSGKFLYGSNRGHDTIAVFSIDENTGKLTAVENESTQGKTPRNFGIDPTGQYLLAANQNSDTVVVFRIDPKTGALNPTGQTLPVPAPVCVKFLAL